Proteins from a single region of Streptomyces spinoverrucosus:
- a CDS encoding RidA family protein, which yields MIRRVTVPSLFPPPTYSHASVVEAGTKLAFLAGAVPLDADGKLVGEGDPVRQAQQVIANLDEQLRAVGSDLAHVLSSEVYVVSSEPAVLSAVWEVVEASGLSAGPHSSTLLGVACLGYTGQLVEITATAVVPE from the coding sequence GTGATCCGTCGCGTCACCGTCCCCTCCCTCTTCCCTCCCCCCACCTACTCCCACGCCTCGGTCGTCGAAGCCGGCACCAAGCTCGCCTTCCTCGCCGGTGCCGTCCCTCTCGACGCCGACGGCAAGCTCGTCGGCGAGGGAGATCCCGTACGGCAGGCCCAGCAGGTGATCGCCAATCTGGACGAGCAACTGCGTGCCGTGGGCAGCGACTTGGCGCACGTCCTGTCGAGCGAGGTGTACGTCGTGAGCAGCGAGCCCGCCGTACTGTCCGCCGTATGGGAGGTCGTCGAGGCGTCCGGACTGAGTGCGGGTCCGCACTCGTCGACCCTCCTCGGGGTGGCCTGCCTCGGGTACACGGGGCAGTTGGTGGAGATCACGGCCACGGCCGTCGTCCCCGAGTAG
- a CDS encoding NCS1 family nucleobase:cation symporter-1, with amino-acid sequence MSLADRAEATGTPPFVPDPRLTNEDLAPAGKRNWKVFDLFALWMSDVHNLGNYTFAAGLLVLGMNVWQVFTSLLVGFVLIYVGMNWMGGIGQRHGVPFPVVSRISFGVWGANIPALIRAIIAIMWYGIQTYLASVAVNVMLLAAWPGLESWTHSSFLGLDALGWVSFVALWLIQALIISRGMESVRKFQDFCGPAIWLVMIALAVWILAKAGWTISLTSTPHPVSVGEQWRQWFGAIGLILATYGTLMLNFCDFSRFAPDYRTVKRGNFWGLPINSTAFVVVSVIVTAGSLEVFGEAITDPAELVAKVGNTWVLVLAALTFAIATMGVNIVANFVSPAYDLANIWPQKITFKVGGMISTVAALMVTPWNLFSNPTVVNYFLGGLGAFLGPLFGVIMVDYYWVKRGRVDVDQLFNAEPGSPYYYRKGVNPKALWAFLPAAAIAAVLALVKTFSDVAPYSWFIGTAVAAGLYVLHCRRERAVVEG; translated from the coding sequence GTGTCCCTCGCCGACCGTGCCGAAGCCACCGGCACGCCACCGTTCGTCCCCGACCCCCGCCTCACCAACGAAGACCTCGCCCCGGCCGGCAAACGCAACTGGAAGGTCTTCGACCTCTTCGCCCTGTGGATGTCCGACGTCCACAACCTCGGCAACTACACGTTCGCGGCGGGCCTGCTCGTGCTCGGCATGAACGTGTGGCAGGTCTTCACGTCCCTGCTCGTCGGCTTCGTACTCATCTACGTCGGCATGAACTGGATGGGCGGCATCGGGCAGCGCCACGGCGTCCCCTTCCCCGTCGTCAGCCGCATCAGCTTCGGCGTCTGGGGCGCCAACATCCCGGCCCTGATCAGGGCGATCATCGCCATCATGTGGTACGGCATCCAGACCTACCTCGCCTCCGTCGCCGTCAACGTGATGCTGCTGGCCGCCTGGCCGGGACTGGAGTCCTGGACGCACAGCTCGTTCCTGGGCCTGGACGCGCTCGGCTGGGTGTCCTTCGTGGCGTTGTGGCTGATCCAGGCACTGATCATCAGCCGGGGCATGGAGTCGGTCCGGAAGTTCCAGGACTTCTGCGGCCCCGCGATCTGGCTGGTGATGATCGCGCTCGCCGTGTGGATCCTCGCGAAGGCCGGCTGGACCATCTCGCTGACCTCGACCCCGCACCCGGTCTCCGTGGGCGAGCAGTGGCGGCAGTGGTTCGGCGCGATCGGCCTGATCCTCGCCACGTACGGCACGCTGATGCTCAACTTCTGCGACTTCTCGCGCTTCGCGCCGGACTATCGGACCGTCAAACGCGGCAACTTCTGGGGCTTGCCGATCAACTCCACCGCCTTCGTGGTCGTGTCGGTCATCGTCACCGCCGGGTCCCTGGAGGTCTTCGGCGAGGCCATCACCGACCCGGCGGAGCTGGTGGCCAAGGTGGGCAACACCTGGGTCCTGGTGCTGGCCGCGCTGACGTTCGCCATCGCCACGATGGGCGTCAACATCGTCGCCAACTTCGTATCACCGGCGTACGACCTCGCCAACATCTGGCCGCAGAAGATCACCTTCAAGGTCGGCGGCATGATCAGCACGGTGGCGGCGCTGATGGTGACGCCGTGGAACCTCTTCTCGAACCCGACGGTGGTGAACTACTTCCTGGGCGGCCTCGGCGCCTTCCTGGGCCCGCTGTTCGGCGTGATCATGGTCGACTACTACTGGGTCAAGCGCGGCCGGGTCGACGTCGACCAGCTCTTCAACGCCGAGCCGGGATCGCCGTACTACTACCGCAAGGGCGTCAACCCCAAGGCGCTCTGGGCCTTCCTGCCCGCGGCCGCGATCGCGGCGGTGCTGGCGCTGGTGAAGACGTTCAGCGACGTGGCACCGTACTCGTGGTTCATCGGTACGGCGGTGGCGGCCGGGCTGTACGTGCTGCACTGCCGGCGCGAGCGTGCCGTGGTGGAGGGCTGA
- a CDS encoding GntR family transcriptional regulator, whose protein sequence is MTKIEPLGAVRERVLAGLRQDIIAGRLRPGDRLVERELAERFEVSRVPVREAVRALVAEGFVLFETPRRAVVRRLTPADVKELFELREALEVYAAGLAASRATPEALTELRALLRSAADATEAGDAETITDINTRFHDRILAMAGNSLLISVMEPVDGRLRWLTRQNEEWPQLLTEHRELYEAIASGDPDRARTHALSHVRANYRSTVRHLFGEEPA, encoded by the coding sequence ATGACGAAGATCGAACCCCTCGGAGCGGTGCGCGAACGCGTCCTGGCCGGCCTGCGGCAGGACATCATCGCGGGCCGTCTGCGCCCCGGCGACCGGCTGGTCGAGCGCGAGCTGGCCGAGCGCTTCGAGGTCTCCCGCGTTCCGGTCCGGGAGGCCGTCCGGGCGCTGGTCGCCGAGGGCTTCGTCCTCTTCGAGACCCCGCGCCGCGCGGTCGTACGCCGTCTGACCCCGGCCGACGTCAAGGAACTCTTCGAACTGCGCGAGGCGTTGGAGGTGTATGCGGCAGGCCTGGCCGCCTCCCGCGCGACGCCCGAGGCGCTGACGGAGCTGCGCGCGCTGCTACGGAGCGCCGCCGACGCCACCGAGGCCGGGGACGCCGAGACGATCACCGACATCAACACCCGGTTCCACGACCGCATCCTGGCCATGGCCGGCAACAGCCTGCTCATCTCGGTCATGGAACCGGTCGACGGCCGCCTGCGCTGGCTCACCCGGCAGAACGAGGAGTGGCCCCAACTCCTGACCGAGCACCGGGAGCTGTACGAGGCGATCGCGTCCGGCGACCCCGACCGGGCGCGCACCCACGCGCTGAGCCACGTACGGGCCAACTACCGCTCGACGGTACGGCACCTGTTCGGGGAGGAACCCGCCTAG
- the pip gene encoding prolyl aminopeptidase, with the protein MGLYAEIEPYDHGTLDVGDGNRIYWETCGNPHGKPAVMLHGGPGSGCSPSFRRYFDPAAYRIVLLDQRGCGRSTPSASAYETDMSVNTTAHLIADLELLRRFLGIERWLVWGVSWGSVLGLRYAQTHSGAVSELVLAGVATGLNAEVALMTRGLGRIFLEAFERFVGELPDGERTHGNLAAAYNRLLESPDARVRERAARAWTDWETAVIPAPPRSVPRYEDPVFRMGFARTVTHYWGNDHFLGEGNDEGVVLRDAHLLKGIPGTLVQGGLDFGNLLGTVWRLHHAWPGSELVVVDEVGHNAGAPGMTDVLVAATDRYAAR; encoded by the coding sequence ATGGGCCTCTACGCGGAGATCGAACCGTACGACCACGGCACGCTCGACGTCGGCGACGGCAATCGGATCTACTGGGAGACCTGCGGAAACCCGCACGGCAAGCCCGCGGTGATGCTGCACGGAGGGCCCGGCTCCGGGTGCTCCCCGAGCTTCCGGCGCTACTTCGACCCGGCGGCGTATCGGATCGTGCTGCTGGACCAGCGCGGGTGCGGGCGTTCGACACCGAGCGCGAGCGCGTACGAGACCGACATGAGCGTCAATACGACGGCTCATCTCATCGCCGACCTGGAGTTGCTGCGGCGCTTTCTCGGGATCGAGCGGTGGTTGGTGTGGGGGGTGTCGTGGGGGTCGGTGCTGGGGCTGCGGTATGCGCAGACGCATTCCGGTGCGGTGTCCGAGCTGGTGCTGGCCGGGGTCGCCACGGGGTTGAACGCCGAGGTGGCGTTGATGACCAGGGGACTCGGCAGGATCTTCCTGGAGGCGTTCGAACGGTTCGTCGGGGAGCTGCCGGACGGCGAGCGCACGCACGGCAACCTCGCCGCCGCCTACAACCGCCTGCTGGAGTCCCCGGACGCGCGGGTCCGGGAACGGGCGGCGCGGGCCTGGACGGACTGGGAGACTGCGGTCATTCCGGCACCGCCGCGTTCCGTGCCGCGCTACGAGGACCCGGTGTTCCGGATGGGCTTCGCCCGCACGGTCACGCACTACTGGGGCAACGACCACTTCTTGGGCGAGGGCAACGACGAGGGCGTGGTGCTCCGCGACGCCCATCTGCTGAAGGGCATCCCCGGCACCCTCGTCCAGGGCGGGCTCGACTTCGGCAACTTGCTCGGCACCGTCTGGCGGCTGCACCACGCCTGGCCCGGCAGCGAGTTGGTGGTGGTCGACGAGGTCGGGCACAACGCTGGTGCGCCGGGGATGACGGACGTGCTGGTGGCGGCGACGGACCGGTACGCGGCCCGCTAG
- a CDS encoding nucleotidyltransferase domain-containing protein, producing MPTPDDTTFLDTIADRLAGLPTVQAVALGGSRAQGTHRPDSDWDLAIYYRGPFDPADLRALGWEGEVSEVGGWGGGVFNGGAWLTIDGRRVDVHYRDLDVVERELAEAEEGRFRVEPLLFHLAGIPSYLVVAELAINKVLRGELPRPASYPRRLRRTASRRWHGTAAATLAYAKANHAPTGRLTEVAGAIATAAMQAGHAVLAARGEWVTNEKGLLERAGLRTVDGVIGGLGIRGDQLSQAVTEAEQLFAQAVEAATAT from the coding sequence ATGCCCACCCCCGACGACACCACGTTCCTCGACACCATCGCCGACCGCCTGGCCGGCCTCCCCACCGTCCAGGCCGTGGCCCTCGGCGGCTCCCGTGCCCAGGGCACCCACCGACCCGACAGCGACTGGGACCTGGCCATCTACTACCGCGGCCCCTTCGACCCGGCCGACCTGCGCGCCCTCGGCTGGGAGGGCGAGGTGTCGGAGGTCGGCGGCTGGGGCGGCGGCGTCTTCAACGGGGGCGCGTGGCTGACGATCGACGGGCGGCGCGTCGACGTCCACTACCGTGACCTCGACGTCGTGGAGCGGGAGTTGGCGGAGGCGGAGGAGGGGCGGTTCCGGGTGGAGCCCCTGCTGTTCCATCTCGCGGGGATTCCCAGCTACCTGGTCGTCGCAGAGCTGGCGATCAACAAGGTGCTGCGGGGTGAGCTGCCGCGGCCGGCGTCGTACCCGAGGAGACTGCGCCGCACGGCGAGCCGACGCTGGCACGGCACCGCCGCCGCCACCCTCGCCTACGCCAAGGCCAACCACGCCCCGACGGGCCGCCTCACGGAGGTCGCCGGCGCCATCGCAACGGCAGCCATGCAGGCCGGGCATGCCGTGCTGGCGGCGCGGGGGGAGTGGGTGACCAATGAGAAGGGGCTGTTGGAGCGGGCGGGGTTGCGAACCGTGGACGGCGTGATCGGTGGTCTGGGAATCCGCGGCGATCAGCTGAGTCAGGCGGTCACCGAGGCTGAGCAGCTGTTCGCGCAGGCGGTGGAGGCGGCGACGGCGACTTGA
- a CDS encoding ABC transporter ATP-binding protein — translation MNTASPPAVVAEGLGFHYASGGGLTRADLTLDAGTMTAVEGPSGSGKSTLLALLGLILSPAAGSLSIAGTDTGSLSSADRDLLRRRSIGIVLQDLGLLTFLNAWENVAAAFGPRLARHRTAAHDLLADLGMEPLAESPVSELSGGQRQRIAVARAAVKEPVLVLADEPTSGLDPDTAKSVMDALSSCARRGAAVLLVTHDSAVAERCDQRHVLDAGVLSAASKELG, via the coding sequence ATGAACACCGCCTCTCCACCCGCTGTCGTTGCCGAAGGCCTGGGCTTCCACTACGCGTCCGGGGGTGGGCTGACCCGTGCGGACCTCACCCTCGATGCAGGAACGATGACGGCCGTCGAGGGCCCCTCGGGCTCGGGCAAGAGCACCCTGCTCGCCCTCCTCGGTCTGATCCTCTCGCCGGCCGCGGGCTCCCTGAGCATCGCCGGCACGGACACCGGTTCGCTGTCCTCGGCGGACCGGGATCTCCTGCGCCGGCGTTCGATCGGCATCGTCCTGCAGGACCTCGGGCTGCTGACGTTCCTCAACGCCTGGGAGAACGTCGCCGCCGCCTTCGGTCCCCGCCTCGCCCGGCACCGCACCGCGGCCCACGACCTGCTCGCCGACCTCGGCATGGAGCCACTCGCCGAATCCCCGGTCAGCGAACTCTCCGGTGGCCAGCGGCAACGTATCGCCGTCGCCCGCGCGGCCGTGAAGGAACCGGTGCTCGTCCTGGCCGACGAGCCGACCTCGGGGCTCGACCCCGACACCGCGAAGTCCGTGATGGATGCCCTGAGTTCATGCGCCCGGCGGGGCGCGGCCGTGCTGCTCGTCACGCACGATTCGGCGGTCGCCGAGCGCTGCGATCAGCGCCATGTCCTCGATGCCGGAGTTCTGTCGGCAGCCAGTAAGGAGCTGGGATGA
- a CDS encoding ABC transporter permease, which produces MSHWSLHTWKRDGRSLRRAVPALAVLAALLTTSAGVAAGAAGAVERDVLGSGGLTQVELSAFEGDASVRSLTASALRDAGSVPGVRQVVGDYSSVLYAEEHGTYDLTSHTLTPGDDLPVREGAIPAELGPKDVVLPATAQGTDFAPLLGRTVSFGYTQASGAASGTTDVIELRIVALYDPSWQADGPGVAYLAEDTAAFLAAARAGVDAEAYREKEGAQSAVVVVEHQRQVAAVTQALQDDGFSASAVSDRVRNLPGLFGVADLAMRVGVLLLAVGALGLGAVRASDSARARLGQFAVLRILGTGQPELRRILLGEALLSGGVAGLVGAVAGTGLSVALVGPLSDVLGLPITVADALPGPAWAAAALVLPAAGLAAGTLLGSREVLRRDPYLTARAHT; this is translated from the coding sequence ATGAGTCACTGGAGCCTCCACACCTGGAAACGCGACGGGCGTTCCCTGCGTCGGGCCGTGCCCGCCCTTGCCGTTCTCGCCGCGTTGCTCACCACGTCCGCCGGGGTGGCGGCCGGGGCTGCCGGTGCTGTGGAGCGGGATGTGCTGGGGTCGGGTGGGCTCACTCAGGTCGAGCTGTCCGCGTTCGAGGGGGATGCGTCGGTGCGGTCGCTCACCGCCTCGGCGCTGCGGGACGCCGGGAGTGTGCCCGGTGTTCGGCAGGTCGTCGGTGACTACTCCTCCGTGCTGTATGCCGAAGAGCACGGGACGTACGACCTGACCAGCCACACCCTCACCCCGGGCGACGATCTTCCCGTCCGCGAAGGTGCCATCCCGGCGGAGCTGGGGCCGAAGGACGTCGTTCTGCCCGCCACCGCGCAGGGGACCGACTTCGCGCCACTGCTGGGCCGGACCGTCTCCTTCGGGTACACCCAGGCGTCCGGGGCCGCCTCCGGTACCACCGACGTCATTGAGTTGAGGATCGTCGCCCTGTACGACCCGAGCTGGCAGGCCGACGGGCCCGGCGTCGCCTATCTCGCCGAGGACACCGCCGCGTTCCTGGCCGCGGCACGCGCGGGCGTGGACGCGGAGGCGTACCGGGAGAAGGAGGGCGCGCAGTCCGCTGTCGTGGTCGTCGAGCATCAGAGGCAGGTGGCCGCTGTCACCCAGGCGCTGCAGGACGACGGCTTCTCGGCGTCCGCGGTGTCCGACCGGGTGCGCAATCTGCCGGGACTGTTCGGCGTGGCGGATCTCGCGATGCGGGTCGGGGTCCTGCTCCTGGCCGTGGGCGCGCTGGGGCTCGGTGCCGTCCGGGCCTCCGACAGCGCGCGGGCGCGACTCGGACAGTTCGCCGTCCTGCGGATCCTCGGTACCGGCCAGCCCGAACTGCGGCGGATCCTGCTCGGTGAAGCCCTGCTGTCCGGAGGGGTGGCGGGGCTGGTCGGGGCCGTTGCCGGGACCGGGCTCTCCGTCGCGCTGGTCGGGCCGCTGAGCGACGTGCTCGGTCTGCCCATCACGGTCGCGGACGCCCTGCCGGGGCCCGCCTGGGCCGCCGCGGCACTTGTGCTACCCGCCGCCGGTCTGGCCGCCGGCACTCTCCTCGGCAGCCGTGAGGTTCTCCGGCGGGATCCGTACCTCACGGCGCGAGCGCACACCTGA
- a CDS encoding aspartate/glutamate racemase family protein, whose product MRIVVTNCNTTREMTEEIVRGARATAGPGTTVTGLTPAWGPESAEGWLDSYLSAAAVLDALRTYEGPPYDAVVMAGFGEHGREGVRELVDVPVVDITEAAAHVACLIGRRYGVVTTLERSCGQIEDSLELAGVGRNCVAVIGTGLGVLELEDGERTEAAFLAAGERAREAGAEVLVLGCAGMTGLQRRVGEKLGLPVVDGVGAAVKLAESLVGLGLTTSRVGTYARPLAKRRVWRRPGASAVD is encoded by the coding sequence GTGCGCATCGTCGTCACCAACTGCAACACCACGCGGGAGATGACCGAGGAGATCGTACGAGGTGCCCGGGCCACCGCAGGCCCGGGCACCACCGTGACCGGGCTGACCCCGGCGTGGGGGCCCGAGTCGGCTGAGGGCTGGCTGGACAGCTATCTGTCGGCGGCGGCGGTGCTGGACGCGCTGCGGACGTACGAGGGGCCGCCGTACGACGCGGTCGTCATGGCCGGTTTCGGGGAGCACGGGCGTGAGGGCGTCCGCGAGCTCGTGGACGTGCCGGTCGTCGACATCACGGAGGCGGCCGCGCATGTGGCGTGCCTGATCGGGCGGCGGTACGGCGTGGTCACGACGCTGGAACGGTCGTGCGGGCAGATCGAGGACAGCCTGGAGCTGGCGGGGGTGGGCCGGAACTGTGTCGCCGTGATCGGTACGGGCCTGGGGGTCCTGGAACTCGAAGACGGCGAACGCACCGAGGCGGCCTTCCTGGCCGCGGGGGAGCGGGCGCGTGAGGCGGGGGCCGAGGTGCTGGTGCTGGGGTGCGCCGGGATGACCGGGTTGCAGCGGCGGGTGGGGGAGAAGCTGGGGCTTCCGGTCGTCGACGGGGTGGGGGCGGCGGTGAAGCTGGCGGAGTCGTTGGTGGGCTTGGGGCTGACGACGAGTCGGGTGGGGACCTATGCGCGGCCGTTGGCCAAGCGGCGGGTGTGGCGGAGGCCGGGGGCGTCTGCCGTCGACTGA